The following nucleotide sequence is from Siniperca chuatsi isolate FFG_IHB_CAS linkage group LG2, ASM2008510v1, whole genome shotgun sequence.
GTAACAGCTGAATAAAATTGTACCTTCTCATCGATCACAGCTGAGAAAAAGGTGCTGAAGTCTTCCACAGGCTGAAGAATGAGAGAAGACCAACCTCATTAACATCAGACACAGATTCCTCAAACCACAACAATCTCACAGTCTGTCAGACtttaacacagaaacaaaacactgcatttcCTTCATCTTCAACAAGCCACGTGACGTCGTCATGTGGCAACACTGAACCCGTTAGCGTTGTTAGTGTTGTTAGCGTTGTTAGCGTTGTTAGTTTTGTACATCAGACAGTTGAGTCAGAAGTTCATTAGCTTGTagttaacattttatagactaaacgattaatccaACAATAATCAGCCGACTCATTGATAAAACATATAATCATctgtcttcatcatcatcatcttcagtGGTACTTTGGCCCCAGTGGTACTTCAGTAGTACTTTAGCCCCAGTGGTACTTCAGCGGTACTTTAGCCCTATTGGTACTTTAGCCCCAGTGGTACTTCAGCGGTACTTTAGCCCCAGTACTTTAGCCCCAGTGGTACTTTAGCCCCAGTGGTACTTCAGCCCCAGTGGTACTTCAGTGGTACTTTAGCCCCAGTGGTACTTCAGCTCCAGTGGTACTTCAGCCCCAGTGGTACTTCAGTGGTACTTTAGCCCCAGTGGTACTTTAGCCCCAGTGAGTACTTACGTCTCCCACTCTGATGTTGCTGTGGATGTCCAGAAGCCCCCGTTTGATCTGTGGCCACAGGCCGTCTGGTACGTACATCCTGGAGCAGGCCGAACACTTCTGCCCTCCATACTCGAACGCTGAGCGAATCGTGCCCTTCACCACGCTCTCAACATCCGCTGACTTGTGGACAAAGTAGAAATTCTTCCCACCGCACTCTGAAAATGTGAAGAACCACGTTCAGTGACAGAAAAGCCAGCACACGTTATTTTAACATGTAGATCAACACACACTTCACTGCAACGAGCCTGTGTTAAGAAAGAGCTCCAGTAGAATCACTGACTTCAGAGGGGAAGTGTGAACTGATCAGGATCAGTGTTCAAGGACCAGTTCAACATTCGGTGAaaccctcttctcctcttcctcgctCTTTGACAGACAGTAAACAGTGCTGTGGGTGCCGGGTCCCCTGGATCCCCTGGGTGGAGGCTGAGCTGTGTGTATAAACCATCCCTCCCTGCTCTGTTCCCACAGTAACTGACTGATTATTGTGTTTCAGAGGTTCTGCTCACCTCCTGTCAGTCGAGGGAAGGTCCTGTAGGTGTCCAGGTTCTGGGCCACCTGCTTCCAAAGACGCTTGAACGTCctacaaaacaacaactttatatcgcacctttcaaaacaaagttagaagtgctttacaataaaaacagaatttaaatatttacaacaaataccatcagatcAAGAAAAAACAGATTCGATCAAAGTATTTGTATGGTACCTTTAATAAGCAACACAAGACTAACACGGTGACATGGCTGCACAACAACCTGGAGGTTAGTCTTTGCTGTGAAGTTTATTATAGTGAAGGGTGATGATAGAAAACTCTAAGCAGTGTGTTGTTTGATTGGAATAtgtattattgattaattattatCTGCGTCTGGCTTACAGTCTGTGCTGAAACATAGCGACACCAggaagcttcctttggtttgtgttcatttgttagAGACAGAGTGAttgaggagagggagcgccggTAGCaagaaagccggtgaatcagagaaataaaccgttattttctgattgtttcacagagTTACATTCTAAAAAGTGTGCAGAGTCAATGCAAAACGAAACGTGGTCCATCAACTTATGTGTTGTAGTGAAGTAAGTCTATTTCAGCAACCCGCCATTGGCGGCTGACCTCATTTATTTTATGCGCCAACGTACATTTTTACTCGCATCTGGCGAGTGCTAATTTTGGACCCTGCTGTCAGAATACAGAGTTATAAGCAGTCTGACGTGTGTGGAGGTTGATGCTTATTCTGGTGTCATTTGCAGGTAATTTAATGAAGGTGAACACAGTGAACGGTGTGTGATGTCACTCGTCCAATCAgaggctgcagatttatcaacacacgtgtcctgctgccttcaggtgtctgcagggatttaatgaacCGAAGGAGAAACTTTACAGAATAAAGCAGCCGTGGACAACAGATACTGTGACAACctgatttaaaaacacagctaCTGGCTTGAAAGTGTTTAACTAAAttagtttatttacatttttactgttatttctGCGCATTTAGTTTGCTTCTGATAAAACCATCAAAGCGGCAGCAGAGTGACGTTTCTCTACAAACAGACGTGATTCTCAAACTGTCAGAGCGCCACCAAGTGTTCATCCACTGCAAGTAGAATTCCCAGGTGGTATTACAGGTAGATGAAGCCCGTATCCACATCTGAAACACAACTTATATTAAAGAAATCTTACGGGACGCTGCCGGTGAAGTTGATGCCTGCCAGGTGCTCAGAGGAGGTGACGGCGTCTCCGAACACCGGACCGTCCGCTGGTAGAAACTGTATGATGTTTGGGGGAAGACCACACTCCCTCAGGACTTTGTAGACCGCGTAGCTGGCAGACATGGCGGTGTCACTGGGCTTCCACAGTACCACATTACCCTGAAAAACACCAGCAGCTCCACTGAGTTAGAAAAGACCCAACACAAAGACATTACACACcatataaaacacatacagtaacattacAACAGCAAGATGTAAAGTGTACTGCTCCCATGAACTGAGGCTGAACACTTTCTGCTTCCTCCCGTCCTCGGACCCGGTACTGAGCCAGGAAGTCCCAAACATTCAAGGAGAGAGGAACCACAGGTGTGTCCTATGAGGAAGATGTTTGCCAGCTGGCAACACACCTGCATCATCAATCTGTTCATTGATTGATTGTCCCTAGAGTCTCCAGctacgctagcagctctgtgaggctgtacacagcggtgctttgagctaaatgctacaatgctatcagcatgctaacagtaacatgctgatgtttagcaggtataatgttcaccatgctaacattagctagttagcagtaaacacagagtgcagctgaggctgatgggaacgtcatcagctctgcaggtatttggtcagaaacaaagtgttggacacattaacatgtcgacctgatgatggcgctagatggaaagtcagaggatcagcagttacagttcatcctgaggggaacatgaacgatgaagcacatctcatcacagtccatccagcagctgctgatgtttcggtctggaccaaagtggaggacCGACAGGCTGATATTACCATCCATACTGACTCCAAACATcaggtgtgtttttcttttcaattattaaattattaaagaaaatatttctgcaCATTATAGGACAGAtgagctgctgtgtgtgaaGAGTAACTCAAAATGATGCAGGAGTGAGCGAGGAATAAATTCCTCGTTAGCTGAATGGAAACAGACATTTTCACACTCACCATCAGAGCTGGAGTACCTGCCAGGTTTCCACCAATAGCAGTGAAGTTAAAAGGGGCCACAGCTGCTACAAACCCCTGAGGGAAAAGGTGGGCAGATAGATACATACAATTCAGttattgattttgtttatttttaatgttcaaGGTTTAAATGTGCACAGGGACGTGACCCTGGATACGACCCTGATGATCTTATTTTGATCTCCAACACGAAAAACCAGCATTTCTTTATTCACTGTGAGGCTTACAGGTTAAAATCAAAGCAGTTAACACATTGTGTAACAATCGGAGATGTTCTTACCTCCAGTCCCCGATAGAGCATGGTGTTTCTGCTTGTCCTGGACGGGCTTCAGGTCCTGCAGGTGAAGTTATACACAGCGCGCACATGGCTTCAGTTTGGACgttcacacaccgatggcagcgagcCACAACGCAAGGCGCTGGTTCAGTCTGGTGCTCAAGGATACTTCAGCGTGCGGACGGGAGGAGCTGAGGATCGAACCTCCGCTGATCAGCGGACGACCCGCTCCACCTCCTGACTGTTTGTCTCTGCACACTGGGAGCAACGCGGCATATTCCAGGTATGCGTAACTGgccactgagaatcaacacgCAACAGTGATGCACCGGTGTGACATCACATGCTCATGACATCATAATTCATAGATATGACTGAGGAGCGTTACACACTGTGtcaatcattttcattaaatgccaattaatcgtttagtgCACGAGTCCCAGAGCTCGCTGCAAACGTCCCGTCTGAAGTGACTCAGAacttttactcaagtgctgCATTTAAACACAGTTCTACTTCCACCACTTTGCAGAGGACACATTGGACTTTTTACTGCGTTTATTAGATAATTTTAGTTACTTTACGGGTTCAGATCAATAACAAGAAAtacaatcaacaaataaattatgattaaTTCAGCAGCTGCCCAGCAGGATGTAAAGGCATTACAATGAGATCATTAtgatttaataatatatattattctgcacgATGAGTACTTTAAGTACGTTTTCATGCTGATGGTTTTGtgcttttgcttaagtaaagcAGGGCCTTCACCAGTTCAGGAAGAGGTCTTGCAGCACCGGACCAGCAGCCCGGAACTCAGAGGCCGGAACCGGAAGTCTAACAGCTTCAGCTGACGAATGACGTAAAGGGTTATTAAAGTTAGTTTTATGAAAACGACCCCAAGATGCGCAGCTGCGGCAGCTACCGCTGCCACTGACCCCCCACTCACAGATTAGGGATACGATACTTACGTCACGCGTGAGGTAATTACATGTGCACAGACCCAGCTGCCACAGCGGTTACACGTTAAATGTGTTGAACGCTGCGTTAACCGATGACGGCCCCGGGAGAGCACCGCTAGCATTAGCTCGGTGTCGCAGGAGTCACCGCTGCGGGGAAGGAGTCCCGAGTCACAGGAAACATCAGTACCTACCCCCTCCAAGACCAGCCAACAGCCGCCTGCATGCTCAGCATGTCTCTACGGCAGCTCGAGGGGAACAGGTGAAGAAGAAAAGGCGTTAATGAAGCCTCTGACGGGGCTGGAAATAAATACCAGGTAGTATGCAGGTTACACCGTATTGATCAGGCGGATTCAGGAGGTGGGAGACTACAAACCGGCGGCACCAACTATTAACAGGGTGTGGAGTTGATGCCAGACTCCCGCTCATTGTTCGGTTTAATATGTTCACCATGAGAGTGAAGTGTGGGAACAGCACTCAGGTAAACTTCCGCTCCAAGTTTGCTGTCAGCTAATAACAGTAAGGTTAAGTTAGCTAGCTTAACCTTAGCTAGCTTCAGtgcatctctctgtctgtgttgctaacgttagctgggcAGTGCATCTCTTACATCTAGTCTCACAGTGTAgtagatgcaaagcctctctgagctgcaggtgAAACTCACAGGgtcacgattagctaggcgcgctccgattcgttgtttgcagtcatgtGATTCCAATGACGCTCGAAATTCTGAATGAgtcaggaagtgaaaggcagcaTAGAAGAGACGGAGGAAAACCCGCACTGTAGTTATTGATTACTCTTTGCGTCGTCCGTCAACATGTGTGagaaatctggaatcgcccaattcattcttaaattacgGCTAAAGACCTGTTtagaggtcacaatgacctttgaccttttgggtaaaaaatgtcatcacatcATCGgtgtatcccattaaacatctgtgtgaaattttgtcataattaccgcATCAGTTCTTGAATTATGatcaaaaacgtgttttgtgaggtcacagtgacctttggcCACCAAATTCGAATCAGTTCATCtttgagtccaagtggacgtttgaGTCACATGTGAAGAAATCCCCTCCAGGCATTCCTGAGATATCGCTTCTGCCTCCGGCCGCGGCTGTCGCCGGTGGGGAGGCGGGAAAAGTCAGCAGAGAAACTGTCATGAGAGCTTTGGGGTCATTTGGGATTTAAACACACCACAGCTTATTGaagtaatctttttttttttaaaagaaacacatgaaaataaagttgttagtattttactgtttgtaaaGTTCTCTGAAACATTTAGTTGAGCTGCTGTTGAACTGAACGTTTTaaccttagttagcacttctttactggatatgatcaatctgtctttattaacaggctatgtaccacaatcctttatagtagctgtaattaaaccgcttcttaaaaagcccactccaggggttttagccaactatagacctatatctaaccttgcctttctctctaagatccttgagaaagcagtcgccaatcagttgtgtgactttctaaataacaatagtttatttgaggattttcagtcaggatttagagtgcatcatagcacagagacagcactggtgaaaattacaaatgaccttttaattgcatcagacaatggacttgtcttcttagatcttagtgctgcattcgacacaattgaccatcacatcctgttacagagactggaataTGTAATatgcattaaaggagccgcactaagctggtttaaatcctctCGATCAGATCAGTCTCAGTTTGTaaatgttaacggtgagtcctccgtggacggcaaagttagtcacagagttccacaaggttctgtgcttggaccaattctattcaccttatatatgcttcctctaggcaatattattaggaaacactccataaactttcattgttatgcggatgatacccaattatttctatcgatcaagccaggtgaaactaaccagttaactaaatttcaagcatgccttaaggacataaagacctggatgacctgcaactttctgatgttaaactctgagtttattataagtattataggttattgtacttggccccaaacagggacattgccctggcctccagcaccaccgtaaggaacctcagagttatctttgatcaggatttatcctttaactcccacatgtaacaaacttcaaggactgccttctttcacctatgtaacattgcaaaaatcaggcacatcctgtctcaaaataatgCCGAAAAACTGGtctatgcatttgttacttctaggctggactattacaattccttattatcaggctgcccaaataagtcccttaacgctccagttgatccagaatgctgcggcacgtgtactgacaagaactaggaaaagagatcat
It contains:
- the LOC122886373 gene encoding delta-1-pyrroline-5-carboxylate dehydrogenase, mitochondrial-like isoform X1, yielding MFGTSWLSTGSEDGRKQKVFSLSSWEQYTLHLAVGNVVLWKPSDTAMSASYAVYKVLRECGLPPNIIQFLPADGPVFGDAVTSSEHLAGINFTGSVPTFKRLWKQVAQNLDTYRTFPRLTGECGGKNFYFVHKSADVESVVKGTIRSAFEYGGQKCSACSRMYVPDGLWPQIKRGLLDIHSNIRVGDPVEDFSTFFSAVIDEKSFVRIKTWLDRAKSSSNLNVIAGGNCDDKTGYFVEPTIIETTDPQDAIMNEEIFGPVLAVYVYPEKHYKEVLQLIDNTSPYALTGAVFAQDKEVIAEAAEALRNAAGNYYVNDKSTGSVVAQQPFGGARASGTNDKPGGPHYVLRWTSPQVVKQTHVPLTDWKYPYMD
- the LOC122886373 gene encoding delta-1-pyrroline-5-carboxylate dehydrogenase, mitochondrial-like isoform X2, which encodes MLYRGLEGFVAAVAPFNFTAIGGNLAGTPALMGNVVLWKPSDTAMSASYAVYKVLRECGLPPNIIQFLPADGPVFGDAVTSSEHLAGINFTGSVPTFKRLWKQVAQNLDTYRTFPRLTGECGGKNFYFVHKSADVESVVKGTIRSAFEYGGQKCSACSRMYVPDGLWPQIKRGLLDIHSNIRVGDPVEDFSTFFSAVIDEKSFVRIKTWLDRAKSSSNLNVIAGGNCDDKTGYFVEPTIIETTDPQDAIMNEEIFGPVLAVYVYPEKHYKEVLQLIDNTSPYALTGAVFAQDKEVIAEAAEALRNAAGNYYVNDKSTGSVVAQQPFGGARASGTNDKPGGPHYVLRWTSPQVVKQTHVPLTDWKYPYMD